TGTTGGTCATTCTAATTACCTTCGGGCTGCTGAAGTTCTATCGCAAACGTCAGAAGTTGCATCAGATAGCGGCTCGTTTTGGCGGGCCCAAGCCCCACTGGTTGCTCGGAAACGTGATGGAATATCCCGCTAACGACATCCCCGGTATCTTCGAGACGATGGTGAACCTGCACGAGCGCTTCGGTAAGGACCTGTTCAACTGGGGCCTACTGAACGACCATATGATCACCGTGAGCAGTGCCGCAAACGTGGAGAAAGTGATGATGGCCAAAAAGACCCAAAAGTCGTCTGTGTACGAGTTTATTGAGCTATGGCTCGGGCAGGGATTGCTCATCTCGAAGGGCGAGAAGTGGTTCCACCGGCGCAAGATCATCACGCCCACGTTCCACTTTAAGATTTTGGACAATTTTGCGACCGTGTTCAACCAGGAGGCTGAAATACTAATCCAGAAAATGCGCCTACATGCGGACAGTGGACGAGAGTTTGACATCTACGAGCCGATCTCACTTTACGCACTCGACAGCATCTGTATAACGTCCATGGGGGTCGAGATCAACGCTCAAGAGGATCCTACGAATCAGTACGTGCGAGACGTGAAGCGCATGAGTGAACTAATATTGCTGCGCATCTTCCACGTGTTGTCTTCGTTTCCACGAACCTATTGGTACACCATGCCGAACGCGTGGGAACAACGAAAAGTGATTAGGCGGTTGCATGACTTCACCGACTCCGTGATTCACCGGCGCCGGCAGCAGCTCATGTCTAAAACCAGCAATGATACTACTTCCTGTAACATCACGGAGGATGATGGACTTTATTCGAAGCGTAAAGAAACGTTCTTAGACCTACTTCTGAACGTATCCATCGATGGAAACACGCTCAGTGATCTGGACATCCGAGAGGAAGTCGACACGTTCATGTTTGAGGGCCACGACACCACCACGTCAGGTATTGCCTTCACCTTCTATCAACTGGCCAAACATCCCGACATCCAGGAGAAACTGTACAATGAAATTCGGGACGTGTTGGGCAAGGATTACCGCACTGTCCCATTGACGTACAACACGttgcaaaacttcacctaCCTCGACATGGTGGTCAAGGAGTCATTACGCTTGCTACCACCTGTTTCCTTCATTGGACGTCGACTCGTAGAGGACATCGAGATGAACGGAGTGACCATTCCAGCTGGTACGGACTTTACCATTCCTATCTACGCTATCCATCGCAACCCAGTAGCATTCCCCGATCCAGAACGGTTCGATCCGGAACGCTTCTCAGAAAATAACTCGAACCGGCGAGGTCCTTACGATTATATCCCATTCAGTGTAGGTTCCCGGAACTGCATCGGGCAAAGGTATGCGCTTCTAGAGATGAAAGTCGCCATCGTACGTATGGTTTCCTACTTCGTTATACTTCCCGGCGACACAATGCACGAGATTCGCCTTAAAACGGACCTAGTGTTACGACCCGACAAAGATATACCGATAAAGCTTGCAGCTCGGGCATAGATATGCAACGAACTGTTAGAACTAGGGCAATAAGTTAAAAAACCTGAATAAAGCAACGTTCGAACAAAGCCAACAAAGTTCAGTGGCTTTAGAAAATCGATTGCAGCAGACAGAACCGAAGGTGCATAACCTCTCTGACGAATTCTTTTATAGACGTTAGGAGGCTTTTCTTTAAGCAAgatgaatatttaataaacTGTTTTGTGTACATTAGACACAGGGAGGTCCACAAAGTTCACGTTTTCGGTCCCCTTGCCTTATCTTAACATGGTTCTCTCCAATCTTTACAGCTAGTTCCATTGACGTTCAGGTTGTAGGTACTTGAATGTGGTATTCCGTACCATGGGGATAGCGTTAAAGATCAACCGACGGCGTTGTTGACATTGTGATAAAGAAACTGAGCTCATTCACATTCTACTTCACCGCCATTCATGTAAAAGCCATGCGCCAAAGGAGATCAAGCCTTTCCTAATGCAAACAGTAGCTATTCAGACTACCTTAAGCGTGCACGAAGCAGCCGGGATTTTTGTTGAAAGGAGCTATGGTGGGCTTTTTGTTCGCTGCTAGCCAAATACAGGGCAAGGatgggagaagcaaaaaagaaaaagagcaacacaCGGAGCTCATgccccacacacatacacgcttaCCTCATTTGTCGGTTAAAGGCCGATGGCGGAACGTTGGTACCTCCGTAGACAGCGGCCATATTGGGATCCCGGTGGTCCGGCGGAAACtgcgtgtgctgctgttgatggctGGACAGCGAGTCGTACTGCTGGTTGAGCGCTGCCGAGGTGATGTAGGTGTCTAGCGGTGAGTTGTTGTTTTCATAGCCGCCGTTACCGCCTCCACCGAACTGGATCAGACTCTGGGCACCGTACAGGTGCAGTGACTCCGGTGGACTGATTGATTGTGGTTTGCTGCTCTGGAAGAATGACACACGCACTTTCGAGCGCTCTACTCTGTGGGGCAGCAACGCGAATGATCGAGGCAACGGGAGgaacaaagaagaagaagaagaagaagaagaagggaaaaaaatcttaGCTAATGGTTGGGCTTATCTACGGGGTGTTGAATACATTTTGCCTAAAATGTACGACTAAAATCATCAAACGGTGATCAAAGGGTCCAATCTCAGGTACTACTCATAAACTACTTTACAAACAGCAGAAGGGGTACAGACAATAGCACTTATTCAATGTCTTTAAAGCAGTCCAGGTCCAGTCAAGGACTTCTCTTATCGCCGAGCACATTGCGTCTTCACAAGCACGTAGTCGAAACCGTCCCAAACCATTCGTAATAGAACGATTGCGTCCTTCAGAAAGCCACTAGCGTTCGTTAATTAACTTGATAGCCTCTAGACATTGGGAGCACTCGCGCACGGACGGAAGAACGGTCTTGTAATCTAAACCCCACTCAGCACACATCATTTCTCCTGTAAATTTGATCACGTGAGATGGGATATAGGGAAGAACTAAGGTTTAAGAGGTGAAACGGCACGTGATACAATAAATCGGCCCACACTTCATTACATTTCAGAACACAGATGAAGCTCCCGAAGGTAACACCGCTTAAGAGTTGCTTTTTAAAGTGTGTTCTATACCTCAATCTAGTAGGACTAGGAAGCAATGCTGCATCAAACAGAGTGGCAGCTGAAGTCAACGACGCACGACTTCAAAAACACTGCCCTATCTCGACACTGACAACCGAATGCAGTCTTCCACGTCGTCCAAAACCCGGACCAAACCCGGTAGAGCCTTACCAACAGCGCTTGTTTACGGTGACCAAccactacacacacacacacacacacacacacacacacacacacacacacacacgaaacgtGCCCCCAACACCAACGACAACCGATACGATCGGTAAGAGTCGCAACCATCGAAGCGTGCAAGCGACTGACAAACCCGAGCAGGAAAGGCGAAAATTACCAACACTCGGCCGCGGTTGACCCCTGGCGATTTACAGCCGTTGATGTCATCACCGCTGGACGTGTGAATGTCCCTCAATCACGGTACGGTTGTGTTGGGGAGGACTCACCCTACTGTCTCGACGTTGAATGTCCCGATCATCACGGACACCGTGGTGCTGACGATGGATGACTTCCAAACACCCACCGAACACCGCGAGATTGTTCGAATTCCCATATCTTCTCagcaataaaaatcgatacaaTATTCTCACCCTCTGCGAGCGAGCAATAGAGGACGATCTGCTGCGCACTACGTTGACCCGTCACGGTTCGGTTCCCGTCAGCCGGGCACGAGATGAAGCTGAGGCCAGTGAGATCAACGACTATGGAATTCGATTGCGTCACCAGGCATGGCCGGGTGGGGAGGGCACGTTCCTGCCCTTCTCAGAATCTCTCGATGGGTGCACATTAACTAGCAGGCAGGCTTGATAGGCCCGGGGAGGCAATTTCCTGCTAAAAGATGGCGTTCTCCTGATGTTCTAAACGATAGCCGCTCCCGTTTCCCGGCCGTAGCAGTCTCTTGCCCGACTGAGCACGAGAAGTTGCTCCCAAAATTTCGAAAGTTGTCCACAAGCTGCCACAATCTCGAGAGGATCTCAGGCGGctcgaggaagaagaagaagaagaaacaaaaacaaccactcGAAACGTCAAGCCGGTCATGGGCACCGACGTGCCGACCTCCGCGCGGGAAGTCTCGGAATCGATCGTTGCTGCATGTGATGCGGCATCCAAATAAGGCAACAGCTGGTCGCGGGTGGCCCTCTGGATCCAAAAACCAGATGGTCAAACCCAGCGAAACGTTGCTTATATGCACGATTAGCTGAAATCCTGCCGACACTGAGCTTCAAGTTACGCCAAATTACATGACACGTGTGACATAAAACGCGAAACGTCTGACATTACGAGGCTTCAGGATTCCCAACCAGGTTCAAGTGGTCGACTCGCCACTATAAAACGCCACCCCCATAATCGATAGGGACGTTGCACCGGCCCACCCCCCCTATGGTTCCCTCCACTTCACCATCGCACGGACGTACATTATTCGATGGTTTATGGGTCTTGCAAACTGGAACTCCTTCAGCGCAGGGTTGGAGACGAACGGCTGTCGTGCGGACCAAGCCGCACTAGTGCTAAGGTCAGGAAAATTACGTCATCGAGCTTGGGCGCCTGCACAGGCTGGCTGGATGCGTGCACCGGTCCCATTATCTCACCCTTCGTATTGGTTGTTCTCCCCTCCTGCGCTgatggtgaaagttttcctaCACTATACCAGCTGCTGCGAGCCGTAAGCGTACCACATGGGAATGGTTTTGCAGCGCACAATGTCGGGCTTTACTATGGGCACTTTATTTCAGCAGCCGTCACATGCTTTGTCACGGTTTTTATTGGGCCAGTCCTGGAGGCGAGTATGTCTGGGAGAGCTATTTGTGACTCGCTAAACGAcatgggtatgtgtgtgtatgtgtgtgcgatcATTAAAcagctaaaacaaatttgagcGATAAATGTTTTTAACTGTGTTTATACAGGCAATCTTTTATAGAGCGGAGATGGGACGAACATCATTTGAATTACGTGTCATCACCATCTGTAAACCGGCTAGTGTCAAATGCAGACATTCCGGCGACCATCTTTGCGTGACCCACTGACACATTACACAACCATTTTCTGCTGCCGTTGTAATGGTGCCCCCCCCGTGCCGCAACAGGCGATACGCAAATACACAAACGTGTCCTTTGCTCTTCCCCATTTGTTTAATTCGATTATTTTACCGATCGGTAATGCAACGCCACAACGGCGAATATGTGCGGGGATGCAAAAGGAGATGTCTAATTAATTTAgagcacttttttgtttcgtttcgcgacAGCGAGCGTCCCTGAGCAAGCGCTGAATAAGGTCCGTAGTTCGTCGCCTGCGTTGCGCCACGGCACAACGTTAAACACCGCCCCAAAAAGCACCCGAACGTAAAACGAACCAAACAACGATAACGGGCCAGTCGTAAAGAACGGGAAGCTAACTAACACCCGGATCGCATCATCGCCACATCTCGACTCAGGCCGCACCGTTCGGGCATAACAGTCCAACAATGTCGCGCAACACACGAACGCGCATGATATCATTCCCAGATGCCCCTTCAAGTGCTCGATGCTCGAGACGGAGAAGCAAATGTCGATGTAATAATTtcgataatttatttgtttgcgaaGCTGGTAACGATGTGACGACGTGCGGAGCCTCGTGCCGCTCGAATACGTTCGATCTGTTGCATTCTGACCGATGGTGGATCGATTTGACAGTCGAGGGTTGCTTGGGGCACCTTCGCCACGTCACCACTACAGgtgttttgggtgttttgCGATGGCTACGGCATAATCCCGAAGCTTGTCTGCAATTCGCATTCGCAGACGAGAGATAATCACCTTCTCCTCGTAGAGCCGTCGTTTGCTCGTTAGCATCTGAAGGGACTGTGCAAGTTGGTGGATCGAGGTATAACTGATgcttttgttattgttatatTCTGCTGTCTGAGCTCACAATACGTTAATACTGAACCGTGTAATGGAGGTGGGGACTtcggtttattttccattcaattttcaccaATTAGAACCAACTGAATACTGTATGTTAAGCAAGGTTTTAAACGGAGATATGACGAGGAGTTTTCGTAACATGTGGATTAGTCATTGATACCATAAATTCTGAGCTcattcctttttcccttcgatcGTGTAATCGGTAAAAAAAGTACCAGAGGGAAAATGGGGTGTTTTACACCACAGCAAGCATAGCAAACACGTGAAGCATATCTTATCA
This genomic interval from Anopheles nili chromosome X, idAnoNiliSN_F5_01, whole genome shotgun sequence contains the following:
- the LOC128728673 gene encoding cytochrome P450 4d2-like: MTIAVLLLVILITFGLLKFYRKRQKLHQIAARFGGPKPHWLLGNVMEYPANDIPGIFETMVNLHERFGKDLFNWGLLNDHMITVSSAANVEKVMMAKKTQKSSVYEFIELWLGQGLLISKGEKWFHRRKIITPTFHFKILDNFATVFNQEAEILIQKMRLHADSGREFDIYEPISLYALDSICITSMGVEINAQEDPTNQYVRDVKRMSELILLRIFHVLSSFPRTYWYTMPNAWEQRKVIRRLHDFTDSVIHRRRQQLMSKTSNDTTSCNITEDDGLYSKRKETFLDLLLNVSIDGNTLSDLDIREEVDTFMFEGHDTTTSGIAFTFYQLAKHPDIQEKLYNEIRDVLGKDYRTVPLTYNTLQNFTYLDMVVKESLRLLPPVSFIGRRLVEDIEMNGVTIPAGTDFTIPIYAIHRNPVAFPDPERFDPERFSENNSNRRGPYDYIPFSVGSRNCIGQRYALLEMKVAIVRMVSYFVILPGDTMHEIRLKTDLVLRPDKDIPIKLAARA